A stretch of Suncus etruscus isolate mSunEtr1 chromosome 9, mSunEtr1.pri.cur, whole genome shotgun sequence DNA encodes these proteins:
- the RNF114 gene encoding E3 ubiquitin-protein ligase RNF114, with product MAALQPDRGAQLPGPAAAVADVDPLGRFTCPVCLEVYEKPVQVPCGHVFCTACLQECLKPKKPVCGVCRSALAPGVRAIELEQQIESTETSCHGCHKNFFLSKIRAHVATCSKYQSFIMEGVKATTKDASLQPRNIPNRYTFPCPYCPEKNFDQEGLVEHCKVVHSTDTKSVVCPICASMPWGDPNYRSANFIDHIQRRHQFSYDTFVDYDVDEEDMMNQVLQRSVIDQ from the exons ATGGCGGCGCTACAGCCGGATCGCGGCGCGCAGTTGCCGGGCCCCGCCGCCGCCGTCGCCGACGTGGACCCCCTGGGCCGCTTCACGTGCCCCGTGTGCCTCGAGGTGTACGAGAAGCCGGTGCAGGTGCCCTGCGGACACGT CTTTTGCACTGCATGCCTGCAGGAATGTCTGAAGCCGAAGAAGCCTGTCTGTGGGGTGTGTCGAAGCGCTCTGGCACCTGGGGTCCGAGCCATCGAGCTCGAGCAGCAGATTGAGAGCACAGAGACTTCTTGCCATGGCTGCCACAAAAAT TTCTTCCTCTCCAAGATCCGGGCCCATGTTGCAACCTGCTCCAAATATCAGAGTTTTATTATGGAAGGTGTGAAGGCCACCACCAAAGATGCATCCCTTCAACCAAG GAACATACCAAACCGTTATACTTTTCCTTGTCCTTATTGTCCCGAGAAGAACTTTGACCAGGAAGGACTTGTGGAGCACTGCAAAGTAGTCCACAGCACGGACACCAAGTCTGTG GTGTGTCCAATCTGTGCCTCAATGCCCTGGGGGGACCCCAACTACCGCAGCGCCAACTTCATTGATCACATCCAACGCCGGCACCAGTTTTCATATGACACTTTTGTG GACTACGATGTGGATGAAGAGGACATGATGAATCAAGTGCTGCAGCGCTCCGTCATTGACCAGTGA